A section of the Chloroflexota bacterium genome encodes:
- a CDS encoding FAD-dependent oxidoreductase: MAYLSTTCCHCKDPLCAVVCPAQAITKREADGVVVVDRGRCRESARCGITASNGNGEIDVSSCEVTCPAHVDVPGYIALISKGRFKEALDLMREKLPLVGVLGRVCSRPCETACKRSEADESLAIRDLKRFAYDAVADEETPPLPRPEGQSVAIIGSGPAGLSAAYDLIRKGYKATIFEALPVIGGMLAVGIPRYRLPRQVLNRDIRYLEGLGIQIKTGTAIGKDMTLDDLSRQGYEAIFIAVGAHKGHKLPIPGAEASNVLVGSAFLRHVNLGNKTKLGKRVLVLGGGNVAIDCARVALRLGAQEVAVACLESREKMPAMRSDIAEAEEEGIVIYPSLTFNRIVCQDSNATGVECLRLQRMEFDKDGRLHIKAIEGSEHVLSVDTIIFAIGQSPDLASLLAGTNIKVTRKGTIAIDPETLETSHPGIFAGGDAVTGTAWIIDAVAAGQRAAHYIDRYLKGEVLKESRIDVPLTAADIKVEIPADLLKEKRQDMPKLTAQERVRSFSEIGRGYAEEKAIAEAKRCMNCAGRLCLRACPYHAPQFGAENGAKMQKCDFCLDRLEQNKNPICVDACIMRALDTGAMEELRAKYGDTQEAVGFAYSSTTMPSIIFRPKHLPKKTLEERKK; this comes from the coding sequence TTGGCCTACCTTTCCACCACATGCTGCCATTGCAAGGACCCTCTCTGCGCCGTAGTCTGTCCCGCGCAAGCGATAACCAAGAGAGAAGCTGACGGCGTAGTCGTAGTGGACAGGGGAAGGTGTCGGGAAAGCGCGCGCTGCGGCATAACTGCCAGCAACGGAAATGGCGAAATAGATGTATCTTCGTGTGAGGTAACCTGCCCCGCCCATGTGGATGTACCGGGCTATATCGCCTTGATTAGCAAGGGCAGGTTTAAGGAAGCTTTAGATTTGATGAGGGAGAAACTGCCTTTGGTTGGCGTTTTGGGCAGGGTGTGCTCCCGGCCGTGTGAAACGGCGTGCAAGAGAAGCGAAGCCGATGAGTCCCTGGCCATCAGAGACCTCAAACGATTTGCTTATGACGCCGTAGCTGACGAGGAGACGCCTCCTCTTCCCAGACCAGAAGGCCAGAGTGTGGCCATTATTGGCTCAGGGCCAGCAGGGCTTTCCGCGGCCTACGACCTCATAAGAAAGGGCTACAAGGCTACAATCTTTGAGGCACTCCCTGTTATAGGGGGCATGCTCGCGGTCGGTATTCCTCGCTATCGCCTGCCGAGACAGGTGCTAAACCGTGACATCAGGTATCTTGAAGGTTTGGGGATACAAATCAAGACCGGCACGGCTATAGGTAAAGACATGACTTTGGACGACCTTTCTCGCCAGGGCTACGAAGCCATCTTCATTGCAGTGGGGGCCCACAAAGGGCATAAGCTACCCATTCCTGGCGCTGAAGCTAGCAATGTCCTGGTAGGTAGCGCATTCCTGCGCCACGTAAACCTGGGCAACAAGACAAAGCTGGGGAAAAGGGTTTTAGTGCTTGGAGGTGGCAATGTAGCCATTGATTGTGCTCGCGTGGCTCTTCGCCTGGGGGCACAAGAGGTGGCAGTGGCATGCCTCGAGTCCCGAGAAAAGATGCCGGCCATGCGCTCCGACATTGCTGAAGCTGAAGAGGAGGGAATCGTCATCTACCCCTCGCTTACCTTCAACAGGATTGTCTGCCAGGACAGTAATGCCACTGGCGTCGAGTGCCTTAGGTTGCAGCGGATGGAGTTTGACAAGGATGGGAGGCTGCACATCAAGGCCATTGAAGGGTCCGAGCATGTCTTGTCAGTGGACACAATCATATTCGCCATCGGGCAATCTCCAGACCTGGCCTCACTCTTGGCAGGCACAAACATCAAGGTAACAAGGAAGGGCACCATCGCCATAGACCCGGAGACTCTGGAAACCAGCCATCCTGGCATCTTCGCCGGGGGAGATGCAGTCACAGGAACGGCCTGGATTATTGATGCTGTTGCTGCTGGCCAAAGGGCTGCACACTATATCGACCGCTATCTGAAGGGAGAGGTTCTGAAAGAGAGCCGCATAGATGTCCCCCTCACAGCCGCTGATATCAAGGTTGAGATACCGGCTGACCTGCTCAAGGAAAAGCGGCAAGATATGCCTAAGCTTACAGCGCAGGAGAGGGTCCGCAGTTTCAGTGAGATAGGGCGAGGGTACGCTGAGGAGAAGGCCATTGCCGAAGCCAAGAGATGCATGAACTGTGCCGGCAGGCTCTGCCTCAGAGCATGCCCTTATCATGCCCCGCAGTTTGGAGCCGAAAACGGGGCCAAGATGCAGAAATGTGACTTCTGTCTGGACAGGCTGGAACAGAACAAGAATCCTATCTGCGTAGATGCCTGCATTATGCGGGCCCTGGACACTGGCGCGATGGAAGAACTGAGGGCAAAATACGGAGATACTCAAGAGGCCGTCGGTTTCGCGTATTCATCAACCACAATGCCGTCAATCATATTCAGACCAAAACATCTGCCGAAGAAGACACTTGAGGAGAGGAAGAAATGA
- a CDS encoding slipin family protein, protein MNNFLLFGVIVLFVLIVLLPATIRVVWQYEAGVVFRLGRLVGTRPPGIRIIIPFVDTMRKIDTRVVVINVPAQEVITKDNVTLKVDAIIFFRVIHPEASIIEVADFRAATFQIAQTTLRSVLGKSDLDELLAHREKLNLAIREIIDEHTAPWGMKVTAVEVKDVELPPSMQRAMAAQAEAERERRGKVIHAEGEYQAAQKLADAAHVIATEPAALQLRYLQTLTTIATEKTNTIVFPLPIDIMTAFMERVKKSS, encoded by the coding sequence ATGAATAATTTCTTACTCTTCGGTGTTATCGTCCTCTTCGTCCTCATCGTACTCCTGCCCGCCACCATCAGGGTTGTCTGGCAGTATGAGGCAGGGGTAGTCTTCCGCCTGGGGAGGCTGGTGGGGACCCGGCCCCCCGGCATCCGCATCATCATCCCCTTTGTGGACACCATGCGCAAGATTGATACCCGGGTGGTGGTCATCAATGTCCCCGCCCAGGAGGTCATCACAAAAGACAATGTCACCCTCAAGGTGGACGCCATCATCTTCTTCCGGGTCATCCACCCCGAGGCCTCCATTATTGAGGTGGCGGACTTCCGTGCGGCCACTTTCCAGATCGCCCAGACCACCCTCCGCAGCGTCCTGGGGAAGTCGGACCTGGACGAGCTCCTGGCCCACCGGGAGAAGCTCAACCTGGCCATCCGCGAGATCATCGACGAGCACACCGCCCCATGGGGGATGAAGGTAACGGCGGTGGAGGTGAAGGATGTAGAGCTGCCCCCGTCGATGCAGCGGGCCATGGCCGCCCAGGCTGAGGCCGAGCGGGAGCGGCGGGGCAAGGTAATCCACGCCGAGGGCGAATACCAGGCTGCCCAGAAGCTGGCCGATGCCGCCCACGTCATCGCCACCGAGCCGGCGGCCCTCCAGCTCCGCTACCTCCAGACCCTGACCACCATCGCTACGGAGAAGACCAACACCATTGTCTTCCCCCTGCCCATAGATATCATGACCGCCTTCATGGAAAGGGTGAAGAAGTCATCTTAG
- a CDS encoding molybdopterin-dependent oxidoreductase, with protein MSENSRQTEQNDSIIYTACNSHCGGACLLKVHVKDGVVTRIETDDGEEPQFRACLRCRSFRQRLYAPDRLKYPMKRAGSRGEGKFERISWDEAFSTVAKELIRVRDTYGPASIIFFCSLADIHVLHTMTPMHRLLCMAGGYTPLWGFMSYEGGVFAECATYGTAMTNSTRDDLLNSRLIIMWGWDPAVTIHRCNTPYYLARAKEAGARIISIDPRYTDSTATFADEWIPIYPCTDAAMLIAMAYVIITENLHDQTFINKYTVGLEKFRDYVLGIEDSIPKTPAWAESITGVKADTTARLARLYATTKPAALIAGIAPGRTAYGEQYHRAAIALSAMTGNIGISGGSSAGRSWGGEHWGGEMAFLARTKGRMGSPRNPVEEGWPARRNTVKARGSSTNSSAKINVGQIADAVLKGKAGGYPADYRLLYLANTNYVNQILNANKTIEAFKAVEFIAVQEQFMTATAKFADILLPVNTYFERNDFTSGGATPWYGLVNKSAEPLHESKSHLEIAEGIAKAMGINDYNEKTEEEWLKGIVEGYREVFAKDKEGSDYETLRKKALYKFPTDKPYVAFKEQIEDPENRPFPTPSGKIEICSQELADWNDPQLPPIPKYIEAWEGRNDPLAKKYPLQLLTTHHRARAHSQFDNLPWLRELIPQRMQINTDDARARGISNGDLVRVYNDRGQTVLPAEVTQRIMPGVVNVPEGAWHDPDGKGIDHGGCANVLTRDAKSPGGAFCTNTALVQVEKWVKA; from the coding sequence ATGAGCGAGAATAGCAGACAAACAGAGCAAAATGATAGCATCATCTATACTGCATGTAATAGCCATTGTGGTGGAGCCTGCCTCCTCAAAGTCCACGTCAAAGACGGCGTGGTCACCAGGATCGAGACTGATGACGGCGAAGAGCCTCAATTCCGGGCCTGCCTTAGATGTCGCTCTTTCCGGCAGCGTCTGTATGCGCCAGACCGCCTCAAGTACCCCATGAAGAGGGCCGGGAGCAGAGGGGAGGGGAAGTTTGAGCGCATCTCCTGGGACGAAGCCTTCTCTACTGTGGCTAAGGAACTGATACGGGTCAGAGATACCTACGGCCCAGCATCCATCATTTTCTTCTGTTCACTGGCCGATATCCATGTCCTCCACACTATGACGCCGATGCATAGATTGCTCTGCATGGCAGGAGGTTATACTCCACTTTGGGGTTTCATGTCCTATGAGGGTGGCGTCTTTGCCGAATGTGCTACCTACGGAACGGCTATGACCAACAGCACCAGAGACGACCTTCTCAACTCCCGGTTGATAATAATGTGGGGGTGGGACCCCGCAGTTACAATCCACCGCTGTAACACGCCATACTATTTGGCCCGGGCCAAGGAGGCCGGTGCCAGAATCATTTCCATAGACCCAAGGTATACAGATTCCACAGCCACCTTCGCCGATGAATGGATACCCATTTACCCCTGTACTGATGCAGCCATGCTTATTGCAATGGCCTATGTGATTATCACGGAAAACCTCCATGACCAGACATTTATCAATAAATATACCGTAGGTTTAGAGAAATTCAGGGACTATGTTTTGGGCATTGAAGACAGCATACCAAAGACACCTGCCTGGGCGGAGTCCATCACCGGCGTGAAAGCAGATACCACCGCAAGGCTGGCCCGGCTATACGCCACCACCAAGCCGGCAGCGTTGATTGCTGGCATAGCCCCCGGGCGCACTGCCTATGGAGAGCAATACCACCGTGCTGCCATCGCCCTGTCGGCCATGACGGGCAATATAGGAATCAGCGGGGGAAGTTCCGCAGGCAGGTCATGGGGAGGTGAGCACTGGGGTGGGGAGATGGCTTTCCTGGCCCGCACAAAGGGGCGGATGGGCAGTCCCAGAAATCCGGTTGAGGAGGGATGGCCTGCTCGCAGGAATACGGTCAAGGCGCGCGGCTCCAGCACCAATAGCAGTGCAAAGATAAATGTCGGCCAGATAGCAGACGCAGTATTGAAGGGCAAGGCCGGCGGCTACCCTGCCGATTACAGACTCCTCTATCTGGCAAATACCAACTATGTAAACCAGATTCTCAATGCCAACAAGACTATTGAAGCTTTTAAGGCGGTGGAGTTTATCGCTGTTCAGGAGCAGTTCATGACAGCCACAGCCAAGTTCGCCGACATCTTGCTGCCGGTTAATACCTACTTTGAAAGAAATGACTTCACCAGTGGCGGCGCCACCCCCTGGTATGGCCTCGTAAACAAATCAGCAGAACCTTTACATGAATCCAAGTCCCACCTGGAGATAGCAGAGGGGATAGCCAAAGCAATGGGTATCAATGACTACAACGAGAAGACAGAAGAGGAATGGCTAAAAGGCATAGTGGAGGGGTATAGAGAGGTCTTTGCCAAAGATAAAGAAGGTTCTGATTACGAGACACTTAGGAAGAAGGCCTTGTACAAGTTTCCAACTGATAAGCCCTATGTCGCCTTTAAGGAGCAAATAGAAGACCCGGAGAATCGTCCCTTCCCCACTCCTTCGGGGAAGATCGAAATATGTTCTCAAGAGCTGGCAGACTGGAATGACCCTCAGCTTCCTCCCATCCCCAAATATATTGAGGCCTGGGAGGGCCGGAACGACCCTCTGGCGAAGAAGTATCCACTGCAACTGCTGACCACCCATCACCGTGCGCGGGCCCACAGTCAGTTTGACAACCTACCTTGGCTCAGAGAGCTGATTCCTCAACGCATGCAGATAAACACCGACGATGCCCGTGCCAGGGGCATCAGTAATGGCGACCTGGTTCGAGTC
- the aroF gene encoding 3-deoxy-7-phosphoheptulonate synthase: MIVEMRMGATPEEIDGVVQKAKSLGLDVQLNVGTNKTVVAVLGSSTGQLSTDILAVLPGVEKVTRIMKPYKLASREFKAEDSLVSVDGIQIGGRRVVVMAGPCAVENEEQLMKAAKIVKESGACILRGGAFKPRTSPFSFQGLEKAGLELLARTSDKWGLPVITELVDPHDVSMVSKYADILQIGSRNMQNFALLSAVGRSRYPVVLKRGFSCTVTEWLTAADYILAGGNNRVILCERGIRTFEDSTRFSLDISSIPVVKRYSHLPVIVDPSHAAGHYSLVPAIAKAAVAAGADGLLIEVHPNPKEALVDGLQSLTPSDFARLMEELKSIANSVGRYI; this comes from the coding sequence ATGATTGTAGAAATGAGAATGGGGGCCACCCCAGAAGAGATAGATGGTGTAGTGCAGAAGGCCAAGTCGCTGGGACTAGACGTCCAGCTGAACGTTGGCACTAACAAAACGGTGGTCGCCGTATTGGGAAGCAGTACAGGGCAATTGTCTACAGATATTCTTGCCGTGCTCCCTGGGGTGGAGAAAGTAACCCGGATTATGAAGCCCTACAAGCTTGCCTCCAGGGAATTCAAGGCGGAGGACAGCCTGGTTTCCGTAGACGGTATTCAGATTGGGGGCAGGCGCGTTGTAGTAATGGCAGGGCCTTGTGCTGTCGAGAATGAAGAGCAACTCATGAAGGCAGCCAAGATAGTGAAAGAGTCGGGGGCCTGTATTTTGCGCGGTGGTGCCTTCAAACCGCGTACCTCTCCTTTCAGCTTTCAGGGCTTAGAGAAAGCAGGCCTGGAATTGCTGGCGCGGACCAGCGACAAGTGGGGTTTGCCAGTGATTACCGAACTGGTAGACCCCCACGATGTCAGCATGGTATCTAAGTATGCTGACATTCTCCAAATTGGTTCTCGAAATATGCAGAACTTTGCCCTGCTATCTGCTGTTGGCAGGAGCAGGTACCCTGTAGTGTTGAAGCGTGGATTCTCGTGCACTGTTACCGAGTGGCTGACAGCGGCCGACTACATACTGGCAGGGGGAAACAACAGGGTTATTCTCTGTGAGAGGGGAATCAGAACATTTGAGGACAGCACTCGCTTTTCTCTGGATATTTCTTCTATACCGGTAGTCAAGAGATACAGCCACTTGCCGGTCATTGTTGACCCCAGCCACGCCGCTGGCCACTACTCGCTGGTTCCAGCGATAGCCAAGGCCGCTGTGGCTGCCGGCGCCGATGGGCTTCTTATAGAGGTTCACCCCAACCCGAAGGAAGCCCTGGTGGATGGCCTTCAGTCTCTCACACCATCAGATTTTGCCAGGTTGATGGAAGAACTCAAGTCAATTGCCAATTCAGTGGGCAGATATATCTAG
- a CDS encoding nodulation protein NfeD, with amino-acid sequence MRRLYLAFFLLAVAFLLPLEAEGAPPRVDVIKVNGSIVPVVADYIQRGIDHAQDGAQALVIELDTPGGLTTTTQVIVEAILNSTVPVVVYVSPAGAWAGSAGAFITLAGHVAAMAPGTFIGAAHPVTIGGADELPQPQEEKLVNALASTIRSIAQERRRNVEAAEDMVRQSLAKTDNEALELNLIDLRAENLSELLDRLEGRQITLSGYATTTLHTRGAEVNRVPMTFAERFLHAISDPNIAYILLSLALLGIAVEFSNPGAILPGVVGGIALFLSLYSLGILGASWTGVLLMFLAFAMLVAEAFVPSHGLLAAGGVTSMLMGSFLLFSGTAFTVNRWLVVGMALGLGAFFFFAISAVVRTHRQPQQTGREGMAGITAVAKTPLNPGGTVLAHGELWEAVSLEGPIQEREEVIIQRLEGLKLSVIRKKK; translated from the coding sequence ATGAGAAGACTTTACCTGGCTTTCTTTCTGCTAGCGGTGGCCTTCCTTTTGCCCCTGGAGGCCGAGGGGGCCCCTCCCCGGGTAGATGTGATAAAGGTGAATGGCTCCATCGTCCCCGTGGTGGCCGACTATATCCAGCGAGGGATAGACCATGCCCAGGACGGGGCCCAGGCCCTGGTAATTGAGCTGGACACCCCCGGCGGGCTGACCACCACCACACAGGTCATCGTAGAGGCCATCCTCAACAGCACGGTGCCGGTAGTTGTCTATGTCTCCCCTGCCGGGGCCTGGGCGGGGTCGGCGGGGGCCTTTATCACCCTGGCCGGCCACGTCGCCGCCATGGCCCCGGGGACCTTCATCGGCGCCGCCCACCCGGTTACCATAGGCGGTGCCGATGAGCTCCCCCAGCCCCAGGAGGAGAAGCTTGTCAACGCCCTGGCTTCCACCATCCGCAGCATCGCCCAGGAGCGCCGGAGGAATGTGGAAGCGGCGGAAGACATGGTGCGCCAGAGCCTGGCCAAGACTGACAATGAGGCCCTGGAACTGAACCTCATTGACCTGCGGGCGGAAAACCTCTCTGAACTCCTGGACAGGCTGGAGGGGCGCCAGATAACCCTCAGTGGCTATGCAACGACCACCCTACACACCCGTGGGGCGGAAGTAAACCGAGTCCCCATGACCTTTGCCGAGCGCTTCCTCCACGCTATCAGCGACCCCAATATTGCCTATATCCTCCTTTCCCTGGCCCTCCTGGGGATAGCGGTGGAGTTCTCCAACCCTGGGGCCATCCTCCCGGGGGTGGTGGGTGGGATTGCCCTGTTCCTCTCCCTATACTCCCTGGGGATACTGGGGGCCTCCTGGACAGGGGTATTGCTTATGTTCCTGGCCTTCGCTATGCTGGTGGCGGAGGCCTTTGTCCCCAGTCACGGCCTTCTGGCCGCAGGAGGTGTAACTTCCATGCTGATGGGCTCCTTTCTGCTCTTTAGCGGAACTGCCTTCACCGTCAACCGCTGGCTGGTGGTGGGGATGGCCCTGGGTCTGGGGGCGTTCTTCTTCTTCGCCATCTCCGCGGTAGTGCGCACCCACCGCCAACCTCAGCAGACAGGGAGGGAGGGCATGGCCGGCATTACAGCGGTGGCCAAGACCCCCCTTAACCCCGGGGGCACTGTCCTGGCCCACGGCGAGCTGTGGGAGGCCGTCAGCCTGGAGGGGCCCATTCAAGAGAGAGAGGAGGTCATCATCCAGCGCCTGGAGGGCCTGAAGCTCTCGGTTATACGAAAGAAGAAATAG
- a CDS encoding ATP phosphoribosyltransferase regulatory subunit produces the protein MERCKGMRDLLPQDMEKFRRLEGVFRDVCRRWGYGEVRTPVLEYLHLFTTAGTLTPGMLSRVYSFLDWDGWSGERVVLRPDGTIPTARLFLSEVGKDPARLFYVENVFSFEETGREARERWQCGVEFIGGPSPQAEGELVSLALEVLVRLGFSATVKLTHQGFLKALLGEVGEDLFPRLLEGEGLSTLQPSRPEMERAMPLLFGTKGTGPGYLKNLKALLLPSFPSLRESLEDFSRVAQLLSGAGIAYEIDMGNGKGFEYYTGVVFQFYIGGERVGGGGRYNNLLPLLGRKDIPAAGLALYLEPLLARMEVSLPRPSVLVVRSPTPRGQGRAFALARELRASGYRVEMECSASPPHFLIEVGNGFTVAGPSGEVVRLPSLKRLLAFLEEMGAVKAGPA, from the coding sequence ATGGAAAGGTGTAAGGGGATGCGGGACCTCCTCCCGCAGGATATGGAAAAGTTCCGCCGCCTGGAGGGGGTCTTCCGGGATGTCTGCCGGCGCTGGGGCTACGGGGAGGTGAGGACCCCGGTCCTGGAATACCTCCATCTCTTCACCACAGCAGGGACCCTCACCCCGGGGATGCTCTCCCGGGTCTATTCCTTTCTGGACTGGGATGGCTGGAGCGGGGAGAGGGTGGTCCTCCGCCCCGATGGCACCATCCCCACGGCCCGCCTTTTCCTCTCCGAAGTAGGAAAGGACCCGGCCCGCCTTTTCTATGTGGAGAATGTGTTTTCCTTTGAGGAGACGGGCCGGGAGGCGAGGGAAAGGTGGCAGTGTGGGGTGGAGTTCATCGGCGGGCCGTCCCCCCAGGCGGAAGGGGAACTGGTCTCCCTGGCCCTGGAGGTGCTGGTGAGGCTGGGGTTTTCGGCCACGGTGAAGCTGACTCACCAGGGGTTTCTCAAGGCCCTCCTGGGGGAGGTGGGGGAGGACCTCTTTCCCCGCCTCCTGGAAGGGGAGGGTCTCTCCACTTTACAGCCCTCCCGTCCGGAGATGGAGAGGGCTATGCCCCTCCTCTTCGGCACGAAGGGCACGGGTCCGGGATACCTGAAAAACCTGAAGGCTCTTCTCCTGCCCTCCTTTCCCTCCTTGAGGGAGAGCCTGGAGGACTTCTCCCGCGTGGCCCAGCTCCTCTCGGGGGCGGGGATTGCATACGAGATAGATATGGGGAATGGAAAGGGCTTTGAATACTATACCGGGGTGGTCTTTCAGTTCTACATCGGCGGGGAGCGGGTGGGGGGAGGGGGGAGGTACAATAATCTCCTCCCCCTGCTGGGGAGGAAAGACATCCCCGCTGCCGGCTTAGCCCTCTATCTGGAGCCCCTGCTGGCCAGGATGGAAGTCTCCCTCCCCCGCCCCTCGGTGCTGGTGGTGAGGTCTCCCACCCCCCGGGGGCAGGGGAGGGCCTTTGCCCTGGCCCGGGAGCTACGGGCCTCGGGCTACAGGGTGGAGATGGAATGCTCCGCCTCCCCGCCCCACTTCCTTATTGAGGTGGGGAATGGCTTTACCGTGGCCGGACCCTCGGGGGAGGTGGTCCGGCTGCCCTCGCTGAAGAGACTTCTCGCTTTCCTGGAGGAGATGGGTGCCGTTAAAGCTGGCCCTGCCTAA
- a CDS encoding biotin--[acetyl-CoA-carboxylase] ligase — translation MAEERIIGRRLLHYSGLPSTMEVAAREARRGGEEGMVVWADEQLSGRGRRGRGWVSPRGGLFLSIVLRPTLPQLPSLLMLASVALVRVLERLFGLPARLKWPNDVLIGGKKVAGILVETSFRGEVLEYAVVGIGLNVNLDPERYPEISDTATSLSRELGRGVGLGQTLEVLLEELDGLYRGLRSGREVFEEWRGYLETLGQRVKVIGVGVEEEGVAQDVTPDGRLLLLRKDGHRVEVPAGEVRLLHQG, via the coding sequence ATGGCTGAGGAGCGGATCATAGGGAGAAGGCTCCTCCACTACTCCGGCCTTCCTTCCACCATGGAGGTGGCGGCCCGGGAGGCGCGGCGCGGGGGTGAGGAGGGGATGGTGGTGTGGGCCGATGAACAGCTCTCAGGCCGGGGCAGGAGGGGGCGGGGTTGGGTTTCCCCGAGAGGTGGCCTGTTCCTCTCCATCGTGCTCCGTCCCACCCTTCCCCAGCTCCCTTCCCTGCTCATGCTGGCCTCGGTGGCGCTGGTGCGGGTGCTGGAGAGGCTTTTCGGCCTCCCCGCCCGGCTCAAGTGGCCCAATGATGTCTTGATAGGAGGGAAAAAGGTCGCTGGCATCCTGGTGGAGACCTCCTTCCGGGGGGAGGTCCTGGAATACGCCGTCGTTGGCATCGGCCTCAATGTGAACCTGGACCCCGAGAGATACCCCGAGATTTCAGACACTGCCACCAGCCTTTCCCGGGAGCTGGGCCGGGGGGTGGGCCTGGGACAGACCCTGGAGGTCCTGCTGGAGGAACTGGACGGGCTATACCGGGGGCTGAGGTCGGGGAGGGAGGTGTTTGAGGAGTGGAGGGGCTATCTGGAGACCCTGGGCCAGAGGGTAAAGGTCATCGGGGTGGGGGTGGAGGAGGAGGGGGTTGCCCAGGATGTGACCCCCGATGGCCGCCTTCTCCTATTGCGAAAGGACGGCCATCGGGTGGAGGTCCCCGCCGGGGAGGTCAGACTGCTCCACCAGGGATAG
- the mtaB gene encoding tRNA (N(6)-L-threonylcarbamoyladenosine(37)-C(2))-methylthiotransferase MtaB produces the protein MAGISLITLGCKLNQAEGEELCRRLEKSGYVLGGETARAYIVNTCTVTREADAKARHLLRRVRRENPQALVVATGCYAQRDPQELSGLAHLVVPQEEKERLPELLAGIVPPSGSSPPHPHHRTRALVKVQDGCNLHCSYCVVPAIRGRERSLSPEAILREVKAREEEGYREVVLTGTRVGAYRWNGTSLPGLLAQVLRKTRIGRVRLSSLQPQEIGPELLSLLQDPRLCPHLHLPLQSGSDRVLEAMGRPYTFPEFASKVEALRREVAGLAITTDIMVGFPAEGEREFEESLTLCRELGFARIHVFPYSPRPGTRAAALPPGLEKAQQARVQKMLLLAEECFAAHRERFLGQEMPVLFEKRERKGVWTGHTPSYLRVFARSQEPLANQVRRARLAGLHPQGLWGELQPPS, from the coding sequence ATGGCCGGGATATCCCTTATCACCCTGGGCTGCAAGCTGAACCAGGCGGAAGGCGAGGAGCTCTGCCGACGTCTGGAGAAATCTGGCTATGTCCTGGGTGGGGAGACGGCCCGGGCCTACATCGTGAACACCTGCACCGTTACCCGGGAGGCAGATGCCAAGGCCCGCCATCTCCTGCGGCGCGTCCGCAGGGAGAACCCCCAGGCCCTGGTGGTGGCCACCGGCTGCTACGCCCAACGGGACCCGCAGGAGCTTTCCGGGCTGGCCCACCTGGTGGTGCCCCAGGAGGAGAAAGAAAGGCTCCCGGAACTTCTGGCAGGAATAGTCCCACCCTCAGGGAGCAGCCCTCCCCATCCCCACCACCGGACCCGGGCCCTGGTGAAGGTGCAGGACGGATGCAACCTGCACTGTAGCTATTGCGTCGTGCCCGCCATCCGGGGGCGGGAGAGAAGCCTCTCCCCTGAGGCTATCCTCCGGGAGGTGAAGGCCCGGGAGGAGGAGGGCTACCGCGAGGTGGTCCTCACCGGGACCCGGGTGGGGGCCTACCGCTGGAACGGCACCTCCCTTCCCGGCCTCCTGGCCCAGGTCCTGAGGAAGACCCGGATTGGCAGGGTGCGCCTCTCCTCCCTCCAGCCGCAGGAGATAGGGCCGGAGCTTCTCTCCCTCCTGCAGGACCCCCGCCTCTGCCCCCACCTGCACCTTCCCCTCCAGAGCGGGAGCGACCGGGTCCTGGAGGCCATGGGGAGGCCTTATACCTTCCCTGAATTCGCCTCAAAGGTGGAGGCCCTGCGCCGGGAGGTGGCGGGGCTGGCCATCACCACCGACATCATGGTGGGCTTCCCCGCGGAAGGGGAGAGGGAATTTGAGGAGAGCCTCACCCTGTGCCGGGAGCTGGGCTTTGCACGCATCCATGTCTTCCCCTACTCCCCCCGCCCCGGTACCAGGGCCGCGGCCCTCCCCCCGGGGCTGGAAAAGGCCCAGCAGGCCCGTGTCCAGAAGATGCTCCTCCTGGCGGAGGAATGCTTTGCTGCCCATAGAGAGAGGTTCCTGGGGCAGGAGATGCCCGTGCTCTTTGAGAAGAGGGAGAGAAAGGGGGTGTGGACGGGCCATACCCCCAGCTACCTCCGCGTCTTCGCGCGGAGCCAGGAGCCCCTGGCCAACCAGGTGCGCCGGGCCCGGCTGGCGGGCCTTCACCCTCAGGGGCTGTGGGGGGAGCTTCAGCCCCCTTCCTGA